A single region of the Flavobacteriales bacterium genome encodes:
- a CDS encoding tetratricopeptide repeat protein, with protein sequence MTKEALYHIFRPLSNSFGKGLLVYLLLGVSTPSFSQKTTFKSQKDKINFENQFFASLDHKVKGDLEERETILKTASEQFSEMAVIDFELSKLNISKNDFGKALEYAEKAEKKEAKNIWYKIHLADLYNHEYLYSKEEKLREQIVHKFPQSTLHLGNYIECLKLNKKYQKAIEQIKIFEENFGQDLLTTKEKVSLYKTLGKEDKALESIEKLVSKIPNNTEYQSFLADYYFKLGKLEQAKNIFENILKQNPENGNAALGLFRYYYNKKEIENTDKYLLQAIKSKELNEQERNTVIEYYRHAVQKGTKSNKEFQTIVNIFLEQSPENFTLYELKGDLMKNVSEKNHWYKKALEKEENINLYGKVIISNLVEFELQEAYDFSQKAIESYSYVPNTYLWKALACQGLEKNNEGLNTLIEGLDFITDETDIAFRMHSLAAELASILSKNKIVLSHYEQALALKPNDATTLNNYSYFLAQNNQELNKALKLIEKALESHKISPSFLDTYGYVFYKMGKKEKALEQFLNAKKAKRAFDFDIEIQIANCYIDLQKTAEAKKQLNFMKENTENAHQLAEIEQKIKNL encoded by the coding sequence ATGACTAAAGAAGCCTTATATCATATATTTAGACCTTTGTCCAATTCTTTTGGCAAAGGTCTTCTTGTATATTTACTATTGGGCGTAAGTACCCCATCTTTTTCACAAAAAACAACTTTCAAGTCTCAAAAAGACAAAATAAATTTTGAAAATCAGTTTTTTGCTTCATTAGATCACAAAGTAAAAGGTGACCTAGAAGAAAGAGAAACTATACTAAAAACTGCTTCTGAGCAATTTTCTGAAATGGCTGTTATCGATTTTGAGTTATCCAAACTTAATATCTCAAAAAATGATTTTGGGAAAGCTCTAGAATACGCAGAAAAAGCCGAAAAAAAAGAAGCAAAAAATATTTGGTACAAAATTCATTTGGCAGATTTATACAACCATGAATATCTCTACTCCAAAGAAGAAAAGCTTAGAGAGCAAATTGTACATAAATTCCCCCAAAGCACTTTACACTTAGGGAATTATATAGAATGTTTAAAACTCAATAAGAAATATCAAAAAGCCATTGAGCAAATCAAAATCTTTGAAGAAAATTTTGGGCAAGATTTATTAACTACCAAAGAGAAAGTAAGCCTTTACAAAACTTTAGGTAAAGAAGACAAAGCATTAGAATCTATAGAAAAATTAGTCTCAAAAATACCCAACAACACAGAGTACCAAAGCTTTTTAGCCGATTATTACTTTAAACTAGGAAAGCTTGAACAAGCTAAAAATATTTTTGAAAACATTCTTAAACAAAACCCCGAAAACGGTAATGCAGCACTCGGACTTTTTCGATATTATTACAACAAAAAAGAAATTGAAAATACCGATAAATATTTATTACAAGCAATCAAGTCTAAAGAACTCAACGAACAGGAACGAAACACGGTAATTGAATACTACCGTCATGCCGTACAAAAGGGTACAAAAAGCAATAAAGAATTTCAAACCATTGTTAATATATTCTTAGAACAATCTCCAGAAAACTTCACATTGTATGAGTTGAAAGGAGACTTAATGAAAAATGTTTCCGAAAAAAATCATTGGTATAAAAAGGCCCTTGAAAAAGAGGAAAACATCAATCTATATGGCAAAGTAATTATCTCAAACCTCGTGGAATTTGAGCTTCAAGAAGCCTATGACTTTTCTCAAAAGGCAATAGAGAGTTACTCTTATGTCCCTAATACCTATTTATGGAAAGCACTTGCATGTCAAGGTTTAGAAAAAAACAACGAAGGTTTAAACACTCTAATAGAAGGTCTCGATTTCATTACCGATGAAACCGATATTGCTTTCAGGATGCATAGCTTAGCGGCTGAATTGGCAAGTATTCTATCAAAAAATAAAATAGTGTTATCTCATTATGAGCAAGCATTAGCGCTTAAACCCAATGATGCAACAACACTCAATAATTATAGTTATTTCCTTGCCCAAAACAACCAAGAGCTAAACAAAGCACTCAAGTTGATTGAGAAAGCTTTAGAATCACACAAAATTAGTCCTTCTTTTCTAGACACTTACGGTTATGTTTTCTATAAAATGGGAAAAAAAGAAAAAGCTTTGGAGCAATTTTTGAATGCCAAGAAGGCGAAAAGAGCGTTTGATTTTGATATTGAAATTCAAATAGCCAATTGTTATATTGATTTACAGAAAACTGCCGAAGCTAAAAAACAGTTGAATTTCATGAAGGAAAATACCGAAAACGCGCACCAACTCGCAGAAATTGAGCAAAAAATAAAGAACCTATGA
- a CDS encoding DUF4292 domain-containing protein, with the protein MSLLSLLAFESCNIFKSKEKKEREKIYVKFEELNKKLTENHKAFKTLEIKGKLVAKKPIGITLRQTMRIQNNEKIWISATFLGMEVLRAKIDQKEISLLDKKNKKNYVLNFEKWNKKYHTNYNIQHFQKLILGQILNPISKNSSYEINDNSFKISQANEHLKMTYFIENAILNSQSFADFKGKMSASFQYSDNFIEGFIPEESLFELQTKSIYKGSLVSQSVKVDSEISMPFKVSSKYEKIEL; encoded by the coding sequence ATGAGCTTGCTGTCTCTTCTAGCTTTTGAGTCTTGTAATATTTTTAAATCCAAAGAAAAAAAAGAGAGAGAAAAGATTTATGTGAAATTTGAGGAACTCAACAAAAAACTTACGGAAAACCACAAAGCATTCAAAACCTTAGAAATAAAAGGAAAACTTGTGGCAAAAAAACCTATAGGGATTACGCTAAGACAAACAATGAGAATTCAAAACAATGAGAAGATTTGGATCTCAGCTACCTTTTTAGGTATGGAGGTTTTACGTGCCAAAATTGATCAAAAGGAAATATCTCTTTTAGATAAAAAGAATAAAAAAAATTATGTGTTGAATTTTGAAAAATGGAATAAAAAATACCATACAAATTATAATATTCAGCATTTTCAAAAACTCATTCTAGGTCAGATATTAAACCCTATTTCGAAGAATAGCTCTTATGAAATAAACGATAATTCTTTCAAAATATCTCAAGCAAATGAGCACTTAAAAATGACTTATTTCATTGAGAATGCGATTTTGAATTCACAAAGTTTTGCAGATTTTAAGGGTAAAATGAGTGCGAGTTTCCAATATTCTGATAACTTTATCGAAGGTTTTATTCCAGAAGAGAGTTTATTTGAGTTACAAACCAAAAGTATTTATAAAGGAAGCCTTGTCTCTCAAAGTGTTAAAGTAGATTCTGAAATTAGTATGCCTTTTAAAGTAAGTTCTAAATATGAAAAGATTGAGTTATAA
- a CDS encoding peptidoglycan DD-metalloendopeptidase family protein: MKRLSYKLLTLVLAILLNSSWAIGQNKQSLKNELQSIQKELTRINKQLKENKKERRSFEQNLKLIKDKVGYRKKLINTIVKELSVLEYQIKTKEKNIKTSKQSLDVLKKDFATTLQSLQKQSKNSNNWVFIFNSKNLQDAYKRYYYLKQYGDYRKNQKKALIEEQNKLQQKILVLNKKVNEKEALKEKNQQAKQELVSDQKELNKLLSKNKKQEQDLYAQYLKKKKQRDSLNKKIREIIAAERAKRKKKPKKSGKKAVDYLDLPETKLVSSRFEKNKGILPWPVSKGRIKNRFGKHRHPTLPNIFQTFNGIEISTNEKESVKSVFGGKVSSVIVLPNGTKGVIIRHGKYVTIYANLKDTSVKRGQKVKARQIIGSVFGTKAQEAVLNFQIWKENKKGETKVNPEHWLKKK, from the coding sequence ATGAAAAGATTGAGTTATAAATTATTGACACTTGTCTTGGCAATTTTGCTAAATAGTTCTTGGGCAATTGGGCAAAATAAACAAAGCTTAAAAAACGAACTGCAATCTATTCAAAAAGAACTGACTAGAATAAACAAACAACTTAAAGAAAACAAAAAAGAAAGGAGAAGTTTTGAGCAAAATTTAAAACTCATCAAAGATAAAGTTGGCTACCGAAAAAAACTGATAAACACCATTGTAAAAGAACTTTCGGTGTTAGAATATCAAATAAAAACCAAAGAAAAAAATATTAAAACTTCAAAACAAAGTCTTGATGTTTTAAAAAAAGATTTTGCAACAACACTACAAAGTCTTCAGAAACAAAGTAAGAATTCAAATAATTGGGTTTTTATATTTAATTCAAAAAATCTACAAGATGCCTATAAAAGATATTATTATCTAAAACAATATGGTGATTATCGTAAAAACCAGAAAAAGGCATTGATTGAAGAACAAAATAAACTACAGCAAAAAATCTTGGTGCTTAACAAAAAAGTAAATGAAAAAGAAGCATTAAAAGAGAAAAACCAACAAGCTAAACAAGAGTTAGTATCAGATCAAAAAGAGCTTAACAAATTACTCTCTAAAAATAAAAAGCAAGAACAAGATCTATATGCTCAGTATCTCAAAAAGAAAAAACAAAGAGATAGTTTAAATAAAAAAATTAGGGAAATAATAGCAGCAGAACGTGCTAAAAGAAAGAAAAAGCCTAAGAAATCGGGAAAAAAGGCCGTGGACTATTTAGATCTACCCGAAACAAAACTGGTTTCATCAAGGTTTGAAAAAAACAAAGGAATTCTGCCCTGGCCTGTTAGTAAAGGTAGAATCAAAAATAGATTTGGAAAACATCGTCATCCTACGCTCCCCAATATCTTTCAAACCTTCAACGGGATCGAAATAAGCACAAACGAAAAAGAATCCGTAAAGAGTGTTTTTGGCGGAAAAGTGAGCTCGGTAATCGTGCTACCCAACGGAACAAAAGGTGTAATTATCAGACATGGAAAATATGTTACGATCTATGCAAACCTAAAAGATACCTCTGTTAAAAGAGGACAAAAAGTAAAAGCAAGACAAATCATAGGAAGTGTATTTGGGACAAAAGCACAAGAAGCTGTTTTAAATTTCCAAATATGGAAAGAAAACAAAAAAGGTGAAACTAAAGTAAACCCAGAACACTGGCTCAAGAAAAAGTAA
- a CDS encoding ABC transporter permease, whose translation MWLRNLVNIIKEAFNFATYSLIAHKLRTSLSLFGIIIGIFSVVIIFAIVDSLERNIQNDIEQIGKDVIFVKKMSFFDIKTRADFIKQKGRPALSISEAKKLEKLCTSVEAISFLAGEEGITIKTPKTSVENVVVMGVTQNFSQTSTINVEEGRYFSELEQNTAGNVAIISKEISDILYPIRGALSQEVHYRGKKYTIIGILKRQGKSMFNQNGGSMLYLPAKTLGKIINLESDRFDASYIAKPKEGVSLTLLKSEIEQKYRSIRKLKPYQKNNFSTISSEMIQEMIGPVFAIMNSVGGIIGLFALLVGTFGISNIMSVSVKERTGEIGIQKALGAPKIYILIQFLFESIILSFLGGVLSLLFVQLVFNYSNNHLDIPFNLILSNNNVYLGIIISLIVGVLSGVFPAAKAANMHPVKAIASK comes from the coding sequence ATGTGGTTAAGAAATCTTGTAAATATCATCAAAGAAGCTTTTAATTTTGCAACTTATTCCTTAATTGCTCACAAATTAAGAACTTCACTATCTTTATTCGGTATAATTATCGGAATATTTTCGGTGGTAATCATATTTGCAATTGTAGATTCTTTAGAGCGAAATATTCAAAATGATATAGAGCAAATAGGTAAAGATGTCATTTTTGTAAAGAAAATGAGTTTTTTTGACATCAAAACAAGAGCCGACTTTATTAAGCAAAAAGGGAGGCCTGCACTTTCTATTTCAGAAGCAAAAAAATTGGAAAAGCTCTGCACATCTGTGGAAGCCATTTCTTTTCTAGCTGGAGAAGAAGGAATTACTATTAAAACGCCAAAAACGTCTGTAGAAAATGTGGTCGTTATGGGCGTTACCCAAAATTTTTCTCAAACAAGTACAATCAATGTTGAAGAAGGTAGATATTTCTCAGAACTAGAACAAAACACTGCTGGAAATGTTGCCATTATTTCCAAAGAAATAAGTGATATTTTATATCCTATTAGAGGAGCTCTCAGCCAAGAAGTACACTATCGAGGAAAAAAATATACCATCATTGGAATCCTTAAAAGACAAGGAAAATCTATGTTCAATCAAAACGGGGGTTCTATGCTGTATTTACCAGCAAAAACACTTGGAAAAATTATCAACCTAGAGTCTGATCGTTTTGATGCCTCTTATATTGCAAAACCAAAAGAAGGTGTTAGTTTAACGCTATTAAAATCTGAAATAGAACAAAAATATCGTTCTATCCGAAAATTAAAACCCTACCAAAAGAATAATTTTTCGACGATTTCTTCGGAAATGATTCAGGAAATGATCGGGCCTGTATTTGCAATCATGAACTCTGTGGGTGGAATTATTGGATTATTTGCACTTTTAGTAGGAACCTTTGGGATTTCTAATATTATGTCGGTGTCAGTAAAAGAACGTACAGGTGAAATAGGAATTCAAAAGGCATTGGGAGCCCCAAAGATTTATATATTAATACAGTTTTTATTTGAATCTATTATTCTCAGTTTCCTTGGAGGTGTGCTCTCTCTCCTATTTGTTCAGCTTGTATTCAATTACTCAAATAATCATCTTGATATTCCATTTAATTTAATCCTAAGTAACAATAATGTTTACCTTGGAATAATAATCTCGTTAATTGTAGGTGTTTTATCAGGTGTTTTTCCTGCGGCAAAGGCCGCTAATATGCACCCTGTGAAAGCCATTGCTTCAAAATAA
- a CDS encoding T9SS type A sorting domain-containing protein — protein MKKLLLTMFAMVSMVTFAQKDVEVIMFSPTGNTTYNVGDTILMRGGVINTGTVDLDTNTVFNYGLEMGPYYFNIGQNNTRYRNVRFANTLTVGDTFALPAHFVIADQNIADSVSVHWQICKDVVLFELVQPVDTLARITETDNNNNKACSKLYNVEVSEVYYAQVDVYPNPVQDVLNINITNDAAILEISDMSGRVVKTVDVVNGVNQVDVSELASGNYVFTLNANYRIMARGKFSK, from the coding sequence ATGAAAAAACTTTTATTAACTATGTTTGCCATGGTATCTATGGTAACTTTTGCTCAAAAAGATGTGGAAGTAATTATGTTTTCACCTACAGGTAACACAACGTATAATGTAGGAGATACAATCCTAATGCGTGGTGGAGTAATCAATACAGGTACTGTAGATTTAGACACTAATACTGTATTTAACTACGGTTTAGAAATGGGACCTTACTACTTTAACATTGGACAAAACAACACAAGATATAGAAATGTACGTTTTGCAAATACTTTGACAGTAGGTGATACATTTGCTTTACCAGCTCATTTTGTAATTGCAGATCAAAATATTGCTGATAGTGTAAGCGTTCACTGGCAAATTTGTAAAGATGTTGTATTATTTGAGCTTGTTCAACCAGTAGATACTCTTGCAAGAATCACTGAAACAGATAACAACAATAACAAAGCTTGTTCTAAACTTTACAATGTAGAAGTAAGCGAAGTTTACTATGCACAAGTAGATGTTTACCCAAATCCAGTACAAGATGTATTGAATATCAACATCACAAACGATGCTGCTATTCTTGAGATCAGCGATATGTCTGGTAGAGTTGTAAAAACTGTAGATGTTGTAAACGGAGTAAACCAAGTAGATGTTTCTGAGTTAGCTTCTGGAAACTATGTATTTACTTTGAATGCCAACTACAGAATTATGGCAAGAGGTAAATTCTCGAAATAA
- a CDS encoding Crp/Fnr family transcriptional regulator: MKISSSSIPSCDNCKHKKHSVFADLRKDEVDQLSTIKSCGFYKKGQILFQEESRIPGVYCIHNGKVKLSRIGVEGKEQIIRFAKTSDMIGYKSMLCDEPLSVTATALDDTSVCFIPKSFIFNTIASNNMFSRKIMEIACHEIGEANKIITNLAQKTVRERLAEVLLILEATFGNNEENYLDIKLTREEIASFVGTATESVIRLLSELKKDEIIELKGKNIRILKPNKLARIGNVYD, encoded by the coding sequence ATGAAAATTAGTAGCTCTAGTATTCCTAGCTGTGATAATTGCAAGCACAAAAAACACTCAGTATTTGCAGACTTACGAAAAGATGAGGTAGATCAACTCTCAACTATTAAATCATGTGGTTTTTATAAAAAAGGACAGATTCTATTTCAAGAGGAAAGCCGAATACCTGGAGTTTATTGTATTCATAATGGAAAAGTAAAGTTATCCAGAATAGGTGTAGAAGGTAAAGAACAAATTATCCGATTTGCAAAAACATCGGATATGATTGGTTATAAATCTATGCTTTGTGATGAGCCACTTTCTGTGACAGCCACAGCCTTAGATGACACCTCGGTATGCTTTATCCCTAAAAGCTTTATTTTCAATACTATTGCGAGTAATAATATGTTTTCGAGGAAAATTATGGAAATTGCTTGTCATGAAATAGGTGAAGCCAATAAAATCATAACAAACTTAGCTCAAAAAACCGTTAGAGAACGCTTAGCTGAAGTTTTATTGATATTAGAAGCGACCTTTGGAAACAATGAAGAAAACTATCTTGATATTAAATTAACAAGAGAAGAAATTGCCAGCTTTGTGGGTACAGCTACAGAATCTGTCATACGCTTGTTATCAGAACTCAAGAAAGATGAAATAATAGAATTAAAAGGGAAAAATATCCGAATTCTAAAGCCGAACAAGCTCGCTAGAATCGGAAATGTTTACGATTAA
- a CDS encoding glycosyltransferase has translation MERTLIASLNWGLGHATRCVPIIEKELENKNQEVIIASSGVALEFLLNRFPDIPFIDLPDYQIRYHKNFPVWLSIVFQFPRIVKTVYNEHRSLKALNKQLQFSKIISDNRYGIWLQGVPSNMLIHQVNISTKWRLIDRVVNGIHQKYLREYFDELWVPDFKEEQTSLGGYLTHGHFPHLKINYIGPLSHLNQKEVSIPKKEGKRIFVLISGNEPKRTRFEKRVLKVMDNEELLNEIDTIVVAGGKVGKSKKSKKNQVKSSKIQYHAFMNADELAAELTNSDIIICRSGYSSLMDIYPFLKQKKIILIPTPGQTEQEYLAEYWAEKNPNVVWIPEYQVSKKLIVNISDSSELVRL, from the coding sequence ATGGAAAGAACATTAATCGCATCTTTAAACTGGGGCTTAGGTCACGCAACTCGTTGCGTCCCGATAATTGAAAAAGAACTGGAAAATAAAAACCAAGAAGTCATCATAGCCTCTTCTGGAGTTGCTTTGGAATTTCTTTTAAATCGTTTTCCAGATATTCCTTTTATAGACTTACCCGATTATCAAATTAGATACCATAAAAATTTTCCAGTTTGGTTGTCTATAGTATTTCAATTCCCACGTATTGTAAAAACAGTTTATAACGAGCATAGAAGTTTAAAAGCTTTAAATAAGCAGTTACAATTTTCAAAGATAATTTCAGACAATCGTTATGGAATTTGGCTTCAAGGTGTTCCGTCTAATATGCTTATTCATCAAGTGAATATCTCTACAAAGTGGCGACTAATTGATCGAGTTGTTAATGGGATTCATCAAAAATATTTAAGGGAATATTTTGATGAATTATGGGTGCCAGATTTTAAAGAGGAACAGACCTCTTTAGGAGGATATCTAACACATGGTCACTTTCCACACCTAAAGATTAATTATATAGGGCCTTTGTCTCATCTCAATCAAAAAGAAGTATCGATTCCTAAAAAAGAGGGGAAACGTATTTTTGTATTGATATCTGGAAACGAACCTAAGCGGACTCGTTTTGAAAAAAGAGTTCTGAAGGTAATGGATAATGAAGAACTTTTAAACGAAATTGATACAATTGTTGTAGCAGGAGGAAAAGTAGGTAAATCAAAGAAGTCTAAGAAGAATCAAGTAAAAAGTTCTAAAATCCAGTATCATGCTTTTATGAATGCTGATGAATTGGCAGCTGAATTGACAAATTCTGATATAATAATTTGCCGAAGTGGATATTCAAGTCTTATGGATATTTATCCATTTTTAAAACAGAAAAAAATTATTCTGATTCCAACACCTGGACAAACAGAGCAAGAATATTTAGCAGAATATTGGGCAGAAAAAAATCCAAACGTTGTTTGGATTCCAGAATATCAAGTGTCTAAAAAATTAATCGTAAACATTTCCGATTCTAGCGAGCTTGTTCGGCTTTAG
- a CDS encoding undecaprenyl-diphosphate phosphatase, with the protein MELLEAIILGIIQGLTEFLPVSSSGHIELAKAIFGTTLDEDKNLLFTIILHFATALSTVVVFRKDILDIFKGLLKFENNESFQFSLKVVLSMIPAASVGVFLEEYFDKAFAGNLPLIGLMLIITAVLLYFADKAKDTGKPVSTKDAIIIGVSQAIAILPGISRSGATISTSVLLGNDRAKAARFSFLMVIPLILGAMLKKALDLNSSHIEVDYAYLGVGFIAAFFTGLLACNWMIKLVKNSKLVYFSVYCLIVGLIALLYSLA; encoded by the coding sequence ATGGAATTATTGGAAGCAATTATCCTTGGAATTATTCAAGGGTTAACAGAGTTTTTACCTGTTTCATCAAGTGGTCATATAGAACTTGCAAAGGCAATTTTTGGAACCACATTAGACGAAGACAAAAACTTATTATTCACCATTATCTTGCATTTTGCAACGGCTCTTTCAACAGTAGTCGTTTTTAGAAAAGATATTTTGGATATTTTTAAAGGACTCCTAAAATTTGAAAACAATGAATCTTTTCAATTTTCTTTGAAAGTAGTCTTATCTATGATTCCAGCAGCAAGTGTTGGAGTGTTTTTAGAAGAATATTTTGATAAAGCCTTTGCAGGAAACCTTCCTCTCATTGGTCTTATGCTGATAATAACTGCTGTACTTCTTTATTTTGCAGATAAAGCTAAAGATACGGGGAAACCAGTATCTACCAAAGATGCAATAATTATTGGCGTTTCTCAAGCGATTGCAATTTTACCCGGAATATCGAGATCTGGTGCAACCATTTCTACTTCTGTATTATTAGGAAATGACAGAGCAAAAGCTGCAAGATTCTCCTTCTTGATGGTAATTCCTTTAATTCTAGGTGCGATGTTAAAAAAAGCACTTGATTTAAACTCTTCTCATATAGAGGTAGATTATGCTTATTTGGGCGTAGGATTTATAGCCGCCTTTTTTACAGGTCTGTTGGCTTGTAATTGGATGATAAAGCTTGTTAAGAATAGTAAGTTAGTTTATTTTTCTGTATATTGCCTTATCGTTGGACTAATAGCATTGCTTTATAGTCTAGCGTAA
- a CDS encoding DUF3098 domain-containing protein yields the protein MENQENNTPLFGKRNYQLLFLGLIITAIGFILMIGGGSEDGVSFNEDIFSFRRITLAPIIILVGLVVKVVAVLKNFDNKK from the coding sequence ATGGAAAACCAAGAAAATAACACCCCATTATTTGGAAAAAGAAATTATCAATTATTATTTTTAGGACTTATTATCACAGCCATAGGGTTCATCCTAATGATCGGAGGTGGATCAGAAGACGGAGTGTCTTTTAATGAAGATATTTTTAGTTTCCGAAGAATCACTTTGGCGCCTATTATTATCCTTGTAGGATTGGTTGTGAAAGTAGTAGCTGTTCTGAAAAATTTTGACAATAAGAAATAA
- a CDS encoding permease-like cell division protein FtsX produces MKTSKRTSKRVTWASIIVVVSSTILLLMLLLWVNFMFSAQKFSQDIKEEIVFTVFVKQDAKPLAKKSFEKKVKNLTGVKEVRYVSKEDAAVEMKKNLGEDIIGILDFNPLFDAYDIRFKSSFVSIEGLETIENKLKKESIVQDIVYDKSILYGVTKNIGKISLIFIGVSVFLLIIAVVLIYNFIRLAVYSKRFSIRTMQLVGASSSFIQKPFLKQSIAIGIVSALLAIGLGYLTLEYINKQVPSFTFLSNINQFLLSASVIFVFGTLLFLVSSFFAVRKYLHAKLSELYL; encoded by the coding sequence ATGAAAACATCCAAAAGAACATCCAAACGAGTTACTTGGGCATCCATCATTGTGGTGGTGAGTAGTACTATTTTGTTATTGATGCTTTTGCTTTGGGTGAATTTTATGTTTTCTGCCCAAAAATTTTCTCAAGACATCAAGGAAGAAATTGTATTCACAGTTTTCGTAAAGCAAGATGCTAAACCATTGGCAAAAAAGTCTTTTGAAAAAAAGGTCAAAAATCTCACAGGTGTAAAAGAAGTCAGATACGTGAGCAAAGAGGATGCTGCCGTAGAGATGAAAAAGAACTTAGGAGAAGATATTATCGGAATTTTGGATTTTAATCCACTTTTTGATGCCTATGATATTCGCTTTAAGTCTTCATTTGTAAGTATTGAAGGACTCGAAACAATAGAAAATAAACTCAAAAAAGAATCTATTGTACAGGATATCGTATATGATAAGTCAATTCTTTATGGTGTCACTAAAAATATTGGAAAAATAAGTTTGATATTTATCGGTGTATCCGTTTTTTTATTAATCATTGCTGTAGTTCTGATTTATAACTTTATCCGTTTGGCAGTTTACTCAAAGCGGTTTTCAATAAGAACGATGCAGCTTGTGGGAGCTTCCAGCAGCTTTATTCAAAAGCCATTCTTAAAGCAAAGTATCGCTATAGGGATCGTTTCAGCACTTTTGGCTATCGGACTAGGATATTTGACACTTGAATATATCAATAAACAAGTACCGAGTTTCACTTTTTTATCGAATATTAACCAATTTCTACTGAGTGCTTCTGTTATCTTTGTATTCGGAACTTTATTATTTTTAGTCAGTTCTTTTTTTGCAGTACGCAAGTATTTGCATGCAAAATTATCTGAACTTTATCTTTAA
- the lipB gene encoding lipoyl(octanoyl) transferase LipB encodes MKKVYFKNLGKIEYQEAWDLQEKLFKEIVDQKSANRKLPTEQQKPTPGHLLLCEHPHVYTLGKSGHLNHLLINNEQLKEAGATFFKINRGGDITYHGPGQIVIYPIIDLDNYFTDIHKYLRFLEEAVIQTLADYGISAERSEGETGVWLDVGTLNARKICAMGVRASRWVTMHGLAFNINTDLKYFNNIIPCGITDKAVTSLDIELRKKVDMKEVAEKLIDKLTALFEFELIEEA; translated from the coding sequence ATGAAGAAAGTCTATTTCAAAAATCTAGGGAAAATTGAATATCAAGAAGCCTGGGATTTACAAGAAAAACTTTTTAAAGAAATTGTAGATCAAAAATCTGCAAATAGAAAACTACCCACAGAACAACAAAAGCCTACACCAGGGCATTTGTTGCTTTGTGAGCATCCTCATGTTTATACCTTAGGAAAAAGTGGACATCTCAATCACTTGTTGATAAACAATGAACAACTAAAGGAAGCAGGCGCTACATTTTTTAAAATAAATCGTGGTGGTGATATTACCTATCATGGACCTGGGCAAATAGTTATTTACCCTATTATCGATTTGGATAATTATTTTACAGATATCCATAAATATTTACGATTCCTAGAAGAGGCTGTTATTCAAACTTTAGCAGACTACGGAATTTCTGCAGAAAGGAGTGAGGGAGAAACAGGAGTTTGGCTAGATGTGGGAACACTCAATGCCAGAAAAATTTGTGCCATGGGCGTACGTGCAAGTCGCTGGGTTACCATGCATGGATTGGCATTTAATATAAATACCGATCTGAAGTATTTTAATAATATCATCCCATGTGGTATAACAGATAAGGCGGTGACTTCTTTAGATATCGAACTGAGAAAAAAAGTAGATATGAAAGAAGTAGCCGAAAAACTTATAGACAAGCTTACAGCACTCTTTGAGTTTGAATTAATAGAAGAAGCATAA